The following are encoded together in the bacterium genome:
- a CDS encoding LLM class flavin-dependent oxidoreductase, giving the protein MKFGIFYEHQLPRPWEPDSELRLYQEALDQVELADRLGIDYAWEVEHHFLEEYSHSPAPEVFLAACSQRTRRIRLGHGIVLTPPGYNHPAKVAARIAALDLVSGGRVDFGTGESASRAELEGFGIDPAKKRAMWREATEQCANLLAMDPYPGFQGEFFSMPCRNLVPKPVQKPHPPMWLACSNRDTIHTAAKLGLGALTFAFVDPNEARHWVDDYYRTFERECEPIGWAPNPNVAMVTGFSCHRDAAEARRRGLDGFRFFGFALAHYYLFGIHRPGRTDIWKSFEGVRDAMPDMGPVEGGIGTPEMLRAHLRKFADVGVDQVIFIQQGGRNRHEHICESLQLFAAEVMPEFTAHEGERERAKAERLAPAIAAALRRKTFMPQPSDDQIETFQAYGRAVAETSGQGAGLQIPRQHPAR; this is encoded by the coding sequence ATGAAGTTCGGCATCTTCTACGAGCACCAGTTGCCGCGGCCCTGGGAGCCGGACAGCGAGCTGCGGCTGTACCAGGAGGCGCTCGACCAGGTGGAGCTCGCGGATCGGCTGGGCATCGACTACGCGTGGGAGGTCGAGCACCACTTCCTCGAGGAGTACTCGCACTCGCCGGCCCCCGAAGTGTTCCTCGCCGCCTGCTCGCAACGCACGCGACGCATCCGGCTCGGCCACGGCATCGTCCTCACGCCGCCGGGATACAACCACCCGGCCAAGGTGGCGGCGCGCATCGCCGCCCTCGACCTGGTCTCCGGGGGCCGCGTCGACTTCGGCACCGGCGAGTCCGCCTCGCGCGCCGAGCTCGAGGGCTTCGGCATCGACCCGGCGAAGAAGCGCGCGATGTGGCGCGAGGCCACCGAGCAGTGCGCCAACCTGCTGGCCATGGATCCCTATCCCGGCTTCCAGGGCGAGTTCTTCTCCATGCCCTGTCGCAACCTGGTGCCGAAGCCGGTGCAGAAGCCGCACCCGCCGATGTGGCTGGCGTGCTCGAACCGCGACACCATCCACACCGCCGCCAAGCTCGGGCTCGGCGCGCTCACCTTCGCCTTCGTCGATCCCAACGAGGCGCGCCACTGGGTCGACGATTACTACCGGACGTTCGAGCGCGAGTGCGAGCCGATCGGCTGGGCGCCCAATCCGAACGTCGCCATGGTCACCGGCTTCTCCTGCCACCGCGACGCCGCCGAGGCGCGCCGCCGCGGTCTCGACGGCTTCCGCTTCTTCGGCTTCGCCCTGGCGCACTACTACCTGTTCGGCATCCACCGGCCGGGCCGCACCGACATCTGGAAGAGCTTCGAGGGGGTGCGCGACGCGATGCCCGACATGGGGCCGGTCGAGGGCGGCATCGGCACGCCGGAGATGCTGCGCGCCCACCTGCGCAAGTTCGCCGACGTCGGCGTCGACCAGGTCATCTTCATCCAGCAGGGCGGCCGCAACCGCCACGAGCACATCTGCGAATCGCTGCAGCTCTTCGCCGCCGAGGTGATGCCCGAGTTCACGGCGCACGAAGGCGAGCGCGAGCGCGCCAAGGCCGAGCGCCTGGCGCCGGCGATCGCCGCCGCGCTGCGGCGCAAGACCTTCATGCCGCAGCCGAGCGACGACCAGATCGAGACCTTCCAGGCCTACGGGCGCGCCGTCGCCGAGACCTCGGGGCAGGGCGCGGGCCTGCAGATCCCGCGCCAGCATCCGGCCCGCTGA
- a CDS encoding tetratricopeptide repeat protein, whose product MAGPHVFDVTDADFEARVMDRSYHVPVVVDFWAEWCAPCRTLGPLLERLVAEHGGALELAKVNIDQNPMLATAFSVQSIPMVIGLRNGEIVGQFLGAQSQTAVRDFLTRLLPSRPERMAEEGAVLLAAGQVEEAEALFRQVLAEDRHSDKALLGLATVLAGRDAHEDALALLDRVGGGPQRMAADRLAAAVRIRQSGSGDIDALRARLADSPDDLEARFALAQALAGAGFHEEALQHFLVIVRRDRRLHDDGARRAMVDIFDILGNSNDLTERFRGELAKALFR is encoded by the coding sequence ATGGCTGGCCCACACGTGTTCGATGTCACCGACGCTGATTTCGAGGCGCGGGTGATGGACCGCTCGTACCATGTCCCGGTGGTGGTCGACTTCTGGGCCGAGTGGTGCGCGCCCTGCCGCACCCTCGGGCCGCTGCTCGAGCGCCTCGTCGCCGAACACGGCGGCGCCCTCGAGCTGGCGAAGGTGAACATCGACCAGAACCCGATGCTGGCCACGGCCTTCAGCGTTCAGAGCATCCCGATGGTCATCGGTCTGCGCAACGGCGAGATCGTCGGACAGTTCCTCGGCGCGCAATCCCAGACCGCGGTGCGCGATTTCCTGACCCGCCTGTTGCCAAGCCGCCCCGAACGGATGGCCGAGGAGGGCGCCGTGCTCCTCGCCGCCGGCCAGGTGGAGGAGGCCGAGGCGCTGTTCCGCCAGGTGCTGGCCGAGGATCGGCACTCGGACAAGGCGCTGCTGGGTCTGGCGACCGTCCTCGCCGGGCGCGACGCCCACGAGGACGCGCTGGCGCTGCTGGACCGGGTCGGTGGCGGCCCCCAGCGCATGGCCGCCGATCGACTGGCGGCGGCGGTGCGCATCCGCCAATCGGGGAGTGGCGACATCGACGCCCTGCGCGCCCGCCTGGCGGACAGCCCGGACGATCTCGAGGCCCGCTTCGCCCTCGCCCAGGCGCTGGCCGGCGCCGGATTCCACGAGGAGGCGCTGCAGCACTTCCTGGTGATCGTGCGGCGCGACCGCCGCCTCCACGACGACGGCGCCCGCAGGGCGATGGTCGACATCTTCGACATCCTCGGCAATTCCAACGACCTCACCGAACGCTTCCGCGGCGAGCTGGCGAAGGCCCTGTTCCGCTGA
- a CDS encoding enoyl-CoA hydratase/isomerase family protein translates to MADDVYQLELSAPGRNALSSDHMQRLVGALRDAGGRPLLLTGAGGAFSAGLNLKEVASLDVCAMARFLCLLDTLVQALYEYPGPTVACIDGHAIAGGCVLALCCDWRVAVDRADVRIGLNEVALGLEFPPMIMNLVRDRLPRRHLERVLLEAGLHDPRTACQLGLVDEVAADPLPAAQAAVARLAGVPRATYQATKRTLRHGVLTLSDGQLRHFHEEVVPSWCTPEAKERISAALRR, encoded by the coding sequence ATGGCCGACGACGTCTACCAGCTCGAGCTCTCCGCCCCGGGGCGCAACGCCCTGAGCAGTGATCACATGCAGCGCCTGGTCGGCGCGCTGCGCGACGCCGGCGGACGCCCGCTGCTGCTGACCGGCGCCGGCGGCGCGTTCTCCGCCGGGCTGAACCTCAAGGAGGTCGCGTCGCTCGACGTGTGCGCCATGGCCCGCTTCCTGTGCCTGCTCGATACCCTGGTGCAGGCGCTGTACGAGTACCCCGGCCCGACGGTGGCGTGCATCGATGGCCACGCCATCGCCGGCGGCTGCGTGCTGGCGCTGTGCTGCGACTGGCGGGTCGCCGTCGATCGCGCCGACGTCCGCATCGGCCTCAACGAGGTCGCCCTCGGGCTGGAGTTCCCGCCGATGATCATGAACCTGGTGCGCGATCGCCTGCCGCGCCGCCACCTCGAGCGCGTCCTTCTCGAAGCCGGCCTCCACGATCCGCGCACGGCGTGCCAGCTCGGCTTGGTCGACGAGGTCGCCGCCGACCCGCTGCCGGCGGCCCAGGCGGCCGTGGCGCGCCTGGCCGGGGTGCCGCGCGCCACCTATCAGGCCACCAAGCGGACGCTGCGCCACGGCGTGCTGACCCTGAGCGATGGGCAGTTGCGCCACTTCCACGAGGAGGTGGTGCCGTCGTGGTGCACGCCGGAGGCGAAGGAACGGATCAGCGCCGCGTTGCGGCGGTGA
- a CDS encoding RNA-binding S4 domain-containing protein, producing MDAAGGAPPRDRRWPSALGNEPGGPVTNASNPTTRVDRWLWAARAFKSRSQAAQACDGGKVMVNDAGAKPHKLIRPGDEVAFTTPGGRRIWKVLDLAERRGPASVARALYEDLTPPPPPEPVADSTLPRRDPGSGRPTKRDRRQMRKFFG from the coding sequence ATGGACGCGGCGGGGGGCGCCCCGCCGCGTGATCGGCGCTGGCCTTCTGCGCTAGGTAATGAGCCGGGAGGCCCGGTCACGAACGCATCCAATCCGACGACGCGCGTCGATCGCTGGCTGTGGGCGGCGCGCGCCTTCAAGTCGCGATCGCAGGCGGCTCAGGCCTGCGACGGCGGCAAGGTCATGGTCAACGACGCCGGCGCCAAGCCGCACAAGCTGATCCGCCCCGGCGACGAGGTCGCCTTCACCACCCCGGGCGGCCGGCGCATCTGGAAAGTGCTCGACCTCGCCGAGCGCCGCGGCCCGGCCAGCGTGGCTCGCGCGCTGTACGAAGACCTCACCCCGCCACCGCCGCCGGAGCCGGTTGCGGACTCGACCCTGCCGCGCCGCGACCCGGGCAGCGGCCGCCCGACCAAGCGCGATCGCCGGCAGATGCGGAAATTCTTCGGCTGA
- a CDS encoding helix-turn-helix transcriptional regulator, which yields MQGLDANFVAERLREVVADEPKAFAYDIGVSLSAIYNYMNGRIPSTEVLFRIARYTGRPMEWFLEAEGCGESVERNVVGGSAGIRAVAA from the coding sequence ATGCAAGGGCTCGATGCGAACTTTGTGGCGGAGCGGCTGCGCGAGGTGGTGGCAGACGAGCCGAAGGCGTTCGCCTACGACATCGGCGTCAGCCTGTCGGCCATCTACAACTACATGAACGGCCGCATTCCCTCGACCGAGGTCCTCTTCCGGATCGCCCGGTACACCGGGCGGCCGATGGAGTGGTTCCTCGAGGCCGAAGGGTGCGGCGAGTCGGTCGAGCGGAACGTCGTCGGTGGCAGCGCCGGTATTCGGGCGGTTGCGGCGTAG
- a CDS encoding D-alanine--D-alanine ligase produces MSGPMTPSRQTVGILFGGRSGEHPISIRSSRFVVESLDRQRFQPALIGIDRAGGWHLLAEDAYWKLADELTPDAGRPVVPLPRGGRCGLLDPRQPGASLPDLDLVFPVLHGPYGEDGTIQGLLDSFDVPYVGVGVLAAAVCMDKDVCKRLLRDAGIDIVPYVLVTARDWAQRRETVRGAIAALGRPLFVKPANLGSSLGVTRVSENAPAVLEAAIDAALALDAKVLVERAIEGREIECAVLGNDDPRASVAGEIVPGEAFYSYEDKYAAHSLAQTRIPADLDDETGERIRELAVRAYRTVECSGMARVDFFLENGSGRVYVNELNTIPGFTSISMYPKLWEASGLAGPALVSRLLELAAERHESRRRRAVAG; encoded by the coding sequence ATGAGCGGCCCAATGACCCCGTCCCGCCAGACCGTCGGCATCCTGTTCGGTGGCCGATCGGGTGAGCACCCGATCTCGATCCGCTCCTCCCGCTTCGTGGTCGAGTCGCTCGATCGGCAGCGATTTCAACCGGCTCTGATCGGCATCGACCGCGCCGGGGGCTGGCACCTGCTGGCGGAGGACGCGTACTGGAAGCTCGCCGACGAGCTGACGCCGGACGCCGGCCGCCCGGTGGTGCCGCTGCCGCGCGGCGGCCGCTGCGGGCTGCTCGATCCGCGCCAGCCAGGGGCGTCGCTGCCGGATCTCGACCTCGTCTTCCCCGTCCTGCACGGACCGTACGGCGAGGACGGCACGATTCAGGGGCTGCTCGACAGCTTCGACGTGCCCTATGTGGGCGTCGGCGTGCTCGCCGCCGCGGTGTGCATGGACAAGGACGTGTGCAAGCGGCTGTTGCGCGATGCCGGCATCGACATCGTGCCCTACGTTCTGGTCACCGCGCGCGACTGGGCGCAGCGGCGCGAGACGGTGCGGGGCGCCATCGCCGCCCTGGGCCGACCGCTGTTCGTGAAACCCGCCAACCTGGGGTCGTCCCTCGGCGTGACACGGGTGAGCGAGAACGCCCCCGCCGTCCTCGAGGCGGCGATCGACGCCGCCCTGGCGCTCGACGCCAAGGTCCTGGTCGAGCGCGCCATCGAAGGCCGGGAGATCGAATGCGCGGTGCTCGGCAACGACGACCCCCGGGCCTCGGTTGCGGGCGAGATCGTGCCCGGCGAGGCGTTCTACTCGTACGAGGACAAGTACGCCGCCCACAGCCTGGCGCAGACGCGGATCCCAGCCGACCTCGACGACGAGACCGGTGAGCGCATCCGCGAGCTCGCGGTCCGCGCCTACCGCACCGTCGAGTGCAGCGGCATGGCGCGGGTGGACTTCTTCCTCGAGAACGGCAGCGGCAGGGTGTACGTCAACGAGCTCAACACCATCCCCGGGTTCACCTCGATCAGCATGTACCCGAAGTTGTGGGAGGCGAGCGGACTGGCGGGACCGGCTCTGGTCTCGCGGCTCCTCGAGCTGGCGGCGGAACGCCACGAATCGCGCCGCCGCCGCGCCGTGGCGGGCTGA
- the pgeF gene encoding peptidoglycan editing factor PgeF → MSAAPPSLAAAPPPLLQVASWVGQGGVGHGFFGRRGGFSGGVLASLNLSERVGDRPWTVGANWTQVRRALPGLRIVRMQQVHGARVVHVATDHDAVGEADGLLTTAPGIGLAVLTADCVPLLAMAPRHGAVMALHAGWRGSLAGIAAAGLRRAASELGIPAADWQVALGPSIGGCCYRVEAAIGDQFVDRWGAMPDAWQPAGGHGQLDLRQVNRLILVAEGVPSEAIVDVGPCTSCASDEFFSHRRSGGRAGRQLSVIGRLAGPASPSQ, encoded by the coding sequence ATGTCCGCTGCTCCCCCGTCGCTCGCCGCTGCCCCGCCGCCGCTGCTGCAGGTGGCGTCCTGGGTCGGGCAGGGCGGGGTGGGGCACGGTTTCTTTGGCCGACGGGGCGGCTTCAGCGGCGGCGTTCTCGCCTCGCTGAACCTCTCGGAGCGGGTCGGCGACCGGCCCTGGACGGTCGGCGCCAACTGGACCCAGGTGCGCCGCGCCCTTCCCGGGCTGCGCATCGTCCGCATGCAGCAGGTGCACGGCGCCCGCGTGGTGCACGTCGCCACCGATCACGACGCGGTCGGCGAGGCCGACGGCCTGCTCACCACCGCGCCCGGGATCGGGTTGGCGGTGCTGACCGCCGATTGCGTCCCCCTGCTGGCCATGGCGCCGCGGCACGGGGCGGTGATGGCCCTGCATGCCGGGTGGCGCGGCTCGCTGGCGGGGATCGCCGCCGCCGGACTGCGCCGGGCGGCCAGCGAGCTGGGAATCCCGGCGGCCGACTGGCAGGTCGCGCTCGGACCGTCGATCGGCGGTTGCTGCTACCGGGTCGAGGCGGCGATCGGCGACCAGTTCGTGGACCGTTGGGGGGCGATGCCGGACGCCTGGCAACCTGCCGGCGGGCACGGGCAACTCGACCTCCGGCAGGTGAACCGCCTCATCCTGGTCGCCGAGGGGGTGCCGTCCGAGGCGATCGTCGACGTCGGGCCGTGCACCAGTTGCGCCAGCGACGAGTTCTTTTCCCACCGCCGTTCCGGCGGTCGGGCTGGCCGCCAGCTCAGCGTCATCGGGCGGCTCGCAGGCCCCGCGTCCCCCTCGCAATGA
- the ileS gene encoding isoleucine--tRNA ligase, whose product MDYKHTLNLPQTDFPMRGNLPTREPEVLARWQAEALYQRLLDANAGGERYLLHDGPPYANGNVHLGTALNKIIKDIIVKRQLMAGRYAPYVPGWDCHGMPIEHQVLRELGGRARSLSRLEIRRRCRAFAEKYFAIQREQFQRLGVLGDWQHPYLTMTPDYEAAIVGMFRRLAERGFIYRGLRPVHWCATCSTALAEAEVEYGDHTSPSIYVRFPFAGTPDEAAALARNPGDGEALRDAAQAGRLAAVIWTTTPWTLPANLGICFNPTLDYVAVDLGEETVIVAARLADAFLAATGLAANEGRRFAVALDSLDGRDAFRHPLFARPSRAMFETHVTADVGTGCVHTAPGHGYEDFQVGQKYGLPTLTPVDAEGRFTIDAGPYVGGRVFESNQRVVDDLRAAGRLVHAEQVAHSYPHCWRCKNPLIFRATEQWFLRIDHAGLRENAVAEIDRVGWVPKWGHDRISNMMQTRPDWCLSRQRAWGVPIPAFACDGCHAAHADPAVIAHVEAIFRQRGSDAWYELSESELLPPGYACQCGSTAFTRDDNILDVWFDAGCSHDAVLNARALGWPADLYVEAVDQHRGWFQVSLITSVATTGTAPYRAVLTHGLILDQNAKKMSKSLGNVVAPDEVIAKHGADILRLLFASVDFTADTCFSQSLITPLLESYRKIRNTCRFLLGNLAGFDPARDALAVDAMPELDRWILHRGQQLLARSLAAYDEFAFHHVVQGVVNFCAVDLSALYLDVVKDRLYTSAPDAPGRRAAQTTLHRLLDLLVRLMAPILSYTADEIWAYVPGRRAATVFEAGLPAVDALLVDEALAARWERLLAARAVVTKALEEARKSGAIGHSLDARVQLVPSRELRPLLAGVLETLPALFIVSQVELADALGDGAHVATSEHLGVSVSAARGAKCGRCWNFSEQVGTDAAHPALCERCLPVVRALPSEARETA is encoded by the coding sequence ATGGACTACAAGCACACGCTGAACCTGCCGCAGACGGACTTCCCGATGCGCGGCAACCTGCCGACTCGCGAGCCGGAGGTCCTGGCGCGCTGGCAGGCCGAGGCCCTCTACCAGCGGCTGCTCGACGCCAACGCCGGCGGCGAGCGGTACCTGCTGCACGACGGACCGCCGTACGCCAACGGCAACGTCCACCTCGGCACGGCGCTCAACAAGATCATCAAGGACATCATCGTCAAACGGCAACTGATGGCGGGCCGCTACGCGCCCTACGTCCCCGGGTGGGACTGCCACGGCATGCCGATCGAGCACCAGGTGCTGCGCGAGCTCGGCGGCAGGGCGCGCAGCCTGTCGCGGCTGGAGATCCGCCGCCGCTGCCGCGCATTCGCCGAGAAGTACTTCGCCATCCAGCGCGAGCAGTTCCAGCGCCTCGGCGTGCTCGGCGACTGGCAGCATCCGTACCTGACGATGACGCCCGACTACGAGGCGGCGATCGTCGGCATGTTCCGCCGCCTCGCCGAGCGCGGGTTCATCTATCGCGGCCTGCGCCCGGTGCACTGGTGCGCCACCTGTTCCACGGCGCTGGCCGAAGCCGAGGTCGAGTACGGCGACCACACCTCGCCATCGATCTACGTCCGCTTTCCATTCGCCGGCACGCCCGACGAAGCGGCGGCGCTGGCGCGGAACCCGGGCGATGGCGAGGCCCTGCGTGACGCGGCGCAGGCGGGACGGCTGGCGGCGGTGATCTGGACGACGACCCCGTGGACGCTGCCCGCCAACCTCGGCATCTGCTTCAACCCGACGCTCGACTACGTCGCCGTCGACCTCGGCGAGGAGACCGTGATCGTCGCCGCGCGCCTGGCCGACGCCTTCCTCGCCGCCACCGGCCTCGCCGCCAACGAGGGGCGCCGCTTCGCCGTCGCTCTCGACAGCCTCGACGGGCGCGACGCCTTCCGTCATCCGCTGTTCGCACGCCCGTCGCGGGCGATGTTCGAGACCCACGTCACCGCCGACGTCGGCACCGGCTGCGTCCACACCGCGCCCGGACACGGGTACGAGGACTTCCAGGTCGGCCAGAAGTACGGTCTGCCGACGCTGACGCCGGTCGACGCCGAGGGGCGGTTCACCATCGACGCCGGCCCCTACGTCGGCGGCAGGGTGTTCGAGTCGAACCAGCGCGTCGTCGACGACCTGCGCGCCGCCGGCCGCCTGGTGCACGCCGAGCAGGTCGCCCACTCGTATCCGCACTGCTGGCGCTGCAAGAACCCGCTGATCTTCCGCGCCACCGAGCAGTGGTTCCTGCGCATCGACCACGCCGGCCTGCGCGAGAACGCGGTGGCCGAGATCGATCGCGTCGGCTGGGTGCCGAAGTGGGGCCACGACCGCATCAGCAACATGATGCAGACCCGGCCCGACTGGTGCCTGTCGCGCCAGCGCGCCTGGGGCGTCCCGATCCCGGCCTTCGCCTGCGACGGCTGCCACGCGGCCCACGCCGACCCGGCGGTGATCGCGCACGTCGAGGCGATCTTCCGCCAACGCGGCTCCGATGCCTGGTACGAGCTGTCCGAGTCCGAGCTGCTGCCGCCCGGCTACGCCTGCCAGTGCGGCAGCACCGCGTTCACCCGCGACGACAACATTCTCGACGTCTGGTTCGACGCCGGCTGCTCGCACGACGCCGTGCTCAACGCGCGCGCCCTCGGCTGGCCGGCCGACCTCTACGTCGAGGCGGTCGATCAGCACCGCGGCTGGTTCCAGGTGTCGCTGATCACGTCGGTCGCCACCACCGGCACGGCGCCGTACCGCGCGGTGCTGACGCACGGGCTGATCCTCGACCAGAATGCCAAGAAGATGTCGAAGTCGCTCGGCAACGTGGTCGCCCCCGACGAGGTGATCGCGAAGCACGGCGCCGACATCCTGCGCCTGCTCTTCGCCTCCGTCGATTTCACCGCCGACACCTGCTTCTCGCAGAGCCTGATCACGCCCCTGCTCGAGTCGTACCGCAAGATCCGCAACACCTGCCGCTTCCTGCTCGGCAACCTCGCCGGCTTCGACCCGGCGCGCGACGCGCTCGCCGTCGACGCGATGCCCGAGCTCGATCGCTGGATCCTGCACCGCGGCCAACAGCTCCTCGCCCGCTCCCTCGCCGCCTACGACGAATTCGCGTTCCACCACGTGGTCCAGGGCGTGGTGAACTTCTGCGCCGTCGACCTCAGCGCCCTCTACCTCGACGTGGTCAAGGACCGTCTGTACACCTCGGCCCCCGACGCGCCCGGACGCCGCGCCGCGCAGACGACGCTGCACCGCCTGCTCGATCTGCTGGTGCGCCTGATGGCGCCGATCCTCTCGTACACCGCCGACGAGATCTGGGCCTACGTGCCCGGACGCCGCGCCGCCACCGTGTTCGAGGCCGGGCTGCCGGCGGTGGACGCCCTGCTGGTCGACGAGGCGCTCGCCGCGCGCTGGGAGCGCCTGCTGGCGGCGCGCGCCGTCGTCACCAAGGCGCTCGAGGAAGCGCGCAAGAGCGGCGCCATCGGCCACTCGCTGGACGCTCGCGTGCAGCTCGTGCCGAGCCGCGAGCTGCGGCCGCTGCTCGCCGGCGTGCTCGAGACGCTGCCGGCGCTGTTCATCGTTTCGCAGGTCGAGCTGGCCGACGCGCTCGGCGACGGCGCCCACGTCGCGACCTCCGAGCACCTCGGCGTCTCGGTGTCGGCGGCGCGCGGCGCCAAGTGCGGGCGCTGCTGGAACTTCAGCGAGCAGGTGGGCACCGACGCCGCGCACCCGGCGCTCTGCGAGCGCTGCCTGCCGGTGGTGCGCGCGTTGCCCAGCGAGGCCCGGGAGACGGCATGA
- the lspA gene encoding signal peptidase II encodes MSKGLFVGLVSASIVVVDQLTKWMVRNELPLHDGVPVFPGFFSIVHAANRGGAFSLFADTHEAIRLPFFFAAAAVAVGFLIYFVRQIPADQRLLLFALASVLGGALGNLIDRALFGQVTDFLLVYYRGWTWPAFNVADSFISIGVTILVAHSIFGREADQPRAAAG; translated from the coding sequence ATGAGCAAGGGCCTCTTCGTCGGTCTGGTCAGCGCCAGCATCGTCGTCGTCGATCAGCTCACCAAGTGGATGGTGCGCAACGAGCTGCCCCTGCACGACGGCGTGCCGGTGTTCCCCGGCTTCTTCTCCATCGTCCACGCCGCCAACCGCGGCGGCGCGTTCTCCCTCTTCGCCGACACCCACGAGGCGATCCGTCTGCCGTTCTTCTTCGCCGCCGCGGCGGTGGCGGTCGGCTTCCTGATCTACTTCGTGCGCCAGATCCCCGCCGACCAGCGCCTGCTGCTGTTCGCCCTCGCCTCGGTGCTCGGCGGCGCCCTCGGCAATCTCATCGACCGCGCCCTCTTCGGCCAGGTCACCGACTTCCTCCTCGTCTACTACCGCGGCTGGACCTGGCCGGCGTTCAACGTCGCCGATTCGTTCATCTCGATCGGCGTGACGATTCTCGTCGCCCATTCGATCTTCGGCCGCGAGGCCGACCAACCCCGCGCCGCGGCGGGGTGA
- a CDS encoding response regulator transcription factor yields MVRIVIADDHALFREGLVAILRLKPNVSVVAELARADELLTTLAATPHDILLLDLQMDRATFSDIERLAERTAVLVVTASERSEDAVAALRAGARGVVFKRFAIETLMTAIEAVAEGHVWVPPALQTEIAARLRDPSFAPLTRREREIVRHVARGLRNAEVGGRLGVTEGTVKTHLNNVFQKLGVRDRVELTLYAVRTGLISPTERRDPPAPRS; encoded by the coding sequence ATGGTGCGGATCGTGATCGCGGACGACCATGCCCTCTTCCGCGAGGGCCTGGTCGCCATCCTGAGGCTCAAGCCGAACGTCTCGGTGGTGGCGGAGCTGGCGCGCGCCGACGAGCTGCTGACCACGCTCGCCGCGACGCCGCACGACATCCTGCTGCTCGATCTGCAGATGGACCGCGCGACCTTCTCGGACATCGAGCGGCTCGCGGAGCGCACCGCCGTGCTGGTGGTGACCGCCAGCGAGCGGTCGGAGGACGCCGTGGCCGCCCTGCGCGCCGGCGCCCGCGGCGTGGTGTTCAAGCGCTTCGCGATCGAGACGCTGATGACGGCCATCGAGGCGGTGGCCGAGGGGCACGTGTGGGTGCCGCCGGCCCTGCAGACGGAGATCGCCGCGCGCCTGCGCGATCCCTCCTTCGCGCCGCTCACCCGCCGCGAGCGCGAGATCGTCCGCCACGTCGCGCGCGGCCTGCGCAACGCCGAGGTCGGCGGCCGCCTCGGCGTCACCGAGGGCACGGTCAAGACGCACCTCAACAACGTCTTCCAGAAGCTCGGGGTGCGCGATCGGGTCGAGCTCACCCTCTACGCGGTCCGCACCGGGCTGATCAGCCCGACCGAACGCCGCGATCCGCCGGCGCCCAGATCCTGA